actttgacttgaaattgatcttttgacctactttcacatttctcaagctacagctttcaaatttggaccacatgcatggaccacatgcacagtgttgtgtaccgaaatgaaatttgaccttgattttgaccttaaatggctcaatggtgagtgccaagatcactctgtgatctcttgttttcatgttaaattttttcaaaagcttcgtttatagacatatctttggtactttaaaagataattacttgaaataaaaactatttctttataatcatcatctgcctgtgtggttacaaacctcataactaattgtatttttgacagaattatgccccttttgtacttaaagtttttttgcaatcttcgctttctggatataactttaatgtaacataagataaagacttgaaactttaaatgtatctttatcatcatcacctgcatgtgtggtaacaatccccataactcttgattagtatttttgaccaaattatgcccctttcatacttagaTTTTTTagcaaacttcgttttctggagaTAACTTTGGTACTGtacaagataatgacttgaaacgcaaaatatatctttaccatcatcatctgcatgtgtgctAACAATCCCAATAGCTCTAacttgtgttcttgacagaattatgccccttggtgaaTCTTCCTTTTAAGGTAGAGGTCTCTTAatttattgagacatatattcattttactgtcaaatcgccgaatagtggagcgcgctatcttctggacagctcttgtttcaacaGTATAAGAAATCTATTTCGATTTTATTTGACACAAGTATTGCTGTATTTCGTAGATAGCTTAATATGTCCTGATTGAATTGATATTGATCCTTAATTAACATACAACTTAATTACCAGAGATTCTAATCAACACTTACACGCACTTCACACTGTAAAGCGTTTTCTCagatatcttttaaattaataatcAGCTTGCTGCTCATGATTGACCATATCCTTCTAAGTAGGCGACCTCTTGACTAACTGTTAAAGATAACTGTTATCTAATGTCTCGAGCTTTCGAGCACTAATCTGAAGGACATTGTGACTATGTCAGCACGTAGGCAAGAAAACATATTTAGAACTTAGATTTTGATGAATATTGGGAGTAAAAACCCTATGAGGTTATGATCATAGTTCGCGTTTGAAatggttaacctttagcctgctggcagcaagtgattctgcctttgcgaccagtacagaccaagatcagcctgcacatccttgcaggctgatcatggtctgcactgtttgctattcagtcagtaaattttcagtgaacaccccttcgaaaaataaatggtgttgcccaaattgaacgatggaccagtccattttagaaatttagcagggtaagggttaattaacaTTTTATATGTGTTACACAAATCGGACATTTTCTTTGACAAAACTGTAAATGAAGGCATTCAAAACTTTCTTTCCATGCAGTAAGACTTGAAGCTAACACTAGTTTAGAATAAATGCGATGTCCAGCTGACATGTGGAATTGACTCCTGGAACAAAAGGAGAGGTAAAAGATTGAAATATGGGACCAAATACTGTGGCTTTGACCCTATACCGAGGTGGACTTTTGTGACCTATCACTGCCCTTCGTCCGTtcgttatatatttttcttcaaacgacatctaaTTTTGTTggaatttgatgaaatttagtcgtAGAAGTAATTATGCAATGTGAAAGAAATTTCATTGCGGTTTTCTGTCACTATGCCTAAATTCTTTCCAGAAAAAGGGCTCACAGAATTTTCATCAGTTGTACTAGAGAACATCAGCAATACGagtattaaatgataaaatgtgaaaaaactTGAAGTTCGTTAGTATTTGAACCCACAAGTATCTTGaatatgtaagttacagaaacataaaatgtaaagttctaatatttttgttgttCTGCATTTTACTATTTTCACCTGTAGTGATTGCCAGTCTAAACATGTTTACACACTGTCATTAATAAAACGTGAAAATTGCAAAATGCAGAACAAAACGGCCATCAACTAATGCTGTCTTCATTTGTTGTAAAGTGACAGAAAAAttctaaacatattttacaaaatttatcgATTAATGCCCCAACTCCAATGACAAAGTCCTCAATTAATGTAATGCGtgtgtaattttttttacatattcctGTAAATTTTTATAACAAGAGTCTACTGGACAAGAAGCAAGAAACTTAGGACCTAATATATATGAGTGAAAATCTGTTTAGTCCAGTAAATAAAGTATACTTCAACATGACAGACTTTTTCTCACGCCAGAAAACGCACAAAGTCATATTAAAGGTTTAAGTAACCCTGCACAAACTTCTCGCTAACCCGATTTGTTATAGGATTGTTATGTTTTGTAATAGTGTTGCTAGCATTAACCCCTTATCATTCTGGACACGATTGaatctgcctttacgaccagtgtagatcatgaccagcctgcacttccgtgcagtccgatcatggtctgcactattcgccattcagtcagtatcttttggtttggtaagcaccccattgaacagttaatggtactgtccaaattgaacaacggacaagttcattatacaaatttaaCAAACACTGCTGATGTACTTACGAAGGTAAGAGCAACAGTGTGAGGATCACGGGACATTGTTCGGCTACATTATGGATATGGTTCAATATGTAAACTCTGTGTGTTGGGCAGGGCATGTACAGCCGCGAAGCTTACACTACATCAGACGGTACTTAACCTCTGGTGCCACCAAGTCCCCTGTTAGCATTCTCGCATACCCGAAGTCTATTATGGTCACATGACATGACTATTGATGTTACCATGTTACCTcacaattagaaaaatattgtgctGTACTACCTGTTTAACATGGGATGAGGGGCGCTGATaaataataactatcttatatatataaataaagacgcattttttttagaatatttattgaaaataacagaaAAGGACAGATTTTTTTAACAAGATAACACAAACACAATGGTTCATGGgtataacataaatataaatgcatgAGTGTATAGTACGAAATGCAGTTAGTCTTTACACATGAAACATCTGatactgttgtttttattttatttatttatttatttatttatttatttatttatttatttacttattttttgctTTGACTAGTCCAGATTTATTTCTTCATCAGatttgatatttgtctgaaaTATGCTTGCACcaataaataattttgtttcatttttccatGAGAAGCATTTCAGAGCCAAGAAaatgttcaagttttttttaagttgCCCTCTCCCCTTTCTCATATTTATGAAcgttgtaaatatatttaaatgcatCCGGTACCTTGGTAGTTATAGTCCTAAAatattctgtttcttttttgtatgcTATTCTTAAGGATCATTTAGCAACCCATGCAGTGTGACTACATTTACAAAGACATAATTACACGAACAAAGAGTATTCGTTAAAGCAGAAGGGTAGAAATGTTGTCAGGATCCAAGtgaaattgtcatatttatttCAATCGCTTCAGCTGGATCATATAGTGTACGTCTACAAATTTCTCGTCTGGATCAAAGGAATACTTGTGTACTTTCCGTGCTGTGCTGATTTGTGTAATTTTCCAGTATGGGTTTGTATTGAGGAGCACTTTGGGCTCCCTATCTACACGGATGTCCAGGTCTCGAAGGTGATGCGTCCAGGACATGTATGTCAGGGTACAGATGACTTCGTTTTTCTCAAACACAGAATTCTCATCAAACTGACAAAATGCCTTTGTGACTTTTGGCGGTACGAATGTCACGTTCCCATCGGACGTGACGATAGCGTGAATATCGCCAGAAGTATCGCCGTTATATCGGTCTGccctgaaattttaaaataatgctttttATGGCTTTCTGGTCGCGGACAGAGCATGATAACAATCCACCCACTGGAGCAgcttgtttgtaaaaaaaaaaaaaaaaaaacatttaaaaaaacccagACAGATTGCGTGATgggtatttattataaaaataccaTAAAACCAAAGAGCCACAGTTTAtcataaaaataccaaaaactaAAAGagcaacatgtttttttttttacaaaacaaggCAAAGAAAAAACGCCACTGAGGGATCCACAAAAAGGAGCTACCGACCGCCCAGTTTGCAACAGTAGGTGAATTAGAATCTGATTATTAAGGCGGGGGCAAAAGACGTGACTAGGAACGTTAGAAATTGACTAGACAATCTAATTTTAAATGGCTTACaagacataaaaatatatacataatgtatTACAGCATGTAGTGTATTTAAAGAACAACTAGAAGCATTATGCGTGACACAGTTTTTTCTTCTCTATTCTAGGCCAATGCGATAGCGCATAATTATATTGTCAGTTTTATCAAAATGCCACTTTGTGATTCTGCGACTTATCATTTACAATGACATCTCAACGATGAAATCTCATTTACAAcgatttatatttacaataacattttCAGGTTCTTTCAATTTTGCCAGTAAAACACATCAAATTCTTAACTTTTAACAGCACAAAAGGATAAGATTTTGCTGACTACTTAATTTTCTTGTAACCATGTTTTATTAAATACGGAATGTCACGAAAGCATTACATCATTAGATTTCTAGGTAAGTTACAGAAACATGTTGGCAGTCCGATGGAAAGTACAATTTTGGTGGTTGATTATCATCGTAATGACCAGACCCGATGTTGATCTTGCAATTTATTCTATataggcagaaaaaaatccgtattgtaccttttgtatttgATGTTACCGAACTACtctcatttaatatgcatgacctgacatagttctataaatagcgcacataaaaaacttcactcagttctattttatCATCGGCAAACATgcagatttcgttcgataacaaaactaaaaggtggaggtatataataaaagggtcattataacaggaGCTAAATCTGGGATTTGTATTCGACTCTCGTGGATTTGCAAGGTTGGATCATACTCGGCGCTCGCGCGTCTCGTGAGATCAAATCTTGCAAAAtacactcgagccgaatacagcaccCCAGATCGcactactattataataaccctattatatgaCGTAGAGAGAACGAGGTTTATTCACATGAAATCAAAATCTCAAAGCACTATCAAACTGACTGAAGAACAAAAACATTATGTTACTACTAGCTGTGAGAACTAATATACCATTTACCAACCTGTTAACAAGCATGACATCCGGCTGCCAAATTAACCTGCTTGGCAGATTAAACATGTTAATATTATACTTCTTACTGTCCCACTTCAGTCTAGGATCATTCCACCTCACATCCTCCCAGGTTTCCAGGGTTAACACTCCGTTTTCCTGTAATTGAAGTCCTAAGATAAACTAAAATAGTCCATTGTATGCCTGCAAACTGTCATATGTATATAGCATGctattgtttgattgttttgttcgGCCGACTAATTTTAGGTCATACAGCGACTTCCTCAGCTTTGGGTGATGGAGAAGCGGACCTCTggtcccaatttcacgaaaaaacttaagtaattacttagttaagtctgttattttaaaatcatatggTATTGCCTAAGTTATAATTATTTagtgttgattttttctataacattGTATTTATAACTAAAATTTACTGTGGTTAGAAGTacttgtctgcagtacttattttagtctcacaaatatgatatttctatgtAAGCACGATTTAAGGAACTTAAGTATTTGTTTAACTATGTTTCTTATTTCTATGCCTCGTTTTCTGTAAAAatagaattgttgtgttttgatctatgaaatagtctaACAGGGTTCTGATATAGATAAAAAAGCCAACATGGAAGACGCATAAAGAACagaaacaagcatttgaaataacatacttagctaagcaattacttaagttttttcgtgataTTGGAGCCAGAGGCGCCCCTCTGGTATTTTTTTCAGGCATAGGCGGGCCCCTCGGCAGAAcctccgaccttccgtaagccatctggatggcttcctcgtatTAAGATATTCACAAGCGAGGTTTAGGACACACATTGGTGAGGAGTATGTGTTTTAGAGTCCACGACCTTAGCTATTTGACCATAGATGCCCCAACGCATTACGGAGGTTTTAAAGGGACTAATCCATACATTTTAGACGAggaataatttctttcaaaactccataaaaagtgagtactcttaAAGTGACtggtggtacaaacttattgacatggGAATTttgtaatatgagccgtgccatgggaaaaccaacatagtgggtatgcgaccagcaaggatccagaccagcctgcgcatccgcgcagtctggtcaggatcaatgctgttcgctaacagtttctccaattccaataggctttaaaagcgaacagcatggagcctgaccagactgcgcggatgcgcaggctggtctggatccatgctggtcgcacacccactatgttggttttcccatggcacggctcatatattcttataaataacctaaaatattgtgcagaacgtagtaaaccgttgcaacgcttttcaaataatgcagaaattttacattattcttgcatttttaacaatatcaaaattttattttcacccactttacatactatgccaaacttggttgaaatgaacatgttgaaaattttctcccaaactgtgggcgagtagcttgaAACTCTGCATGTGTTTTATAAGCTCTATTTATGTTTCACGGCATTCTTGCAATAAACGAAAGTAAAGAAAGTAATGAATGAAAAGGTATAGAAACACCAggtaagttcatttaaaaacttttccccGATTTAAATTTTGTTGGCATTTCTACACTGTAGAATGTTTTTTATACAGAACTTATTAATATGAATGGTCGTGCTACCAGAGCGGCAACCTTCGTTATGAAGTAAAGTAGATAAACAATAAAGGCTAGCATCTCCTCGTGTGTAAAGGGAAGTGAAGTACATTAAATGCCAGTTACACCTGAGCGGAAATCTATCTGTATGTAGAGGAAGTGAAGTACGATGAATGCCGGTTATACCAGAGCGTAGAAGAAGTGAATTTCGAAGTGCGATACATGTCGGTTAAACAAGAGTGGCAACTCTCTGTATGTAGAGGAAGTGAAGTACGATGAACCCCGTTTATACAAAAGCTGTAATTCTCTGAATGCCGGTTACACAAGAGCGACATATCTCTGTATGTAGAGGAAGTGATGTTGGATGAAAGCCGGTTATATAAGAGCGACAGCTTTCTGTATTTAGAGGAAGTGAAGTATGATGAAAGCCGGTTATACCAAAGAGACACCACTCTGTATGTAGAATAAGTGTAGTACGATAAATGTCGGTTATACCAGAACCGGGCAACTCTCAGTATGTACAGGAAGTGAACTACGATAAATGCTAGTAATACCAGAATGGCAACTCTCCGTATTTAGAAGAGTGAAGTATGATAAATGCTTGTTATATCGCAGTTGCAATCtgtatgtttataaaaatgttagtAATACCAGAGCGGCAACTCTCTATATGTAGAGGAAATGAAGTATCACAAAAGCCAGTTTTACCAGAGCGGCAACTCTCCGTATGAAGAGGTGGTGAGATACGACAATAGGTCCACCGTTGGGCCCATCTGGGATCAGGTCTTTCTGATAGTCGGCTGCAAGTGCCTTATACAATGAAGTTCTGTCCTTTAATGTCCCCGTTCTTCCGGTTTCCAGTCCTGTATTTAAATTATCAAAGTATTTAGCGAAATCATTAGGAAGCGAAAGGAGTTAAACACCATTCAGTTGAATTCTTATAAGACATGCAAAGCAAAGCGAGGTTCTTAATAgttccctgtaaacatgaagtcattgggccaacgacgaaaaaccgtcaaaggataatcgttgttgggccactgttggcccaacaatgattaataagtattgtaaatacagctgttgggccaacgttgaaccaactttaaatttcagtcacagatatctctgcattggcccgatattgattttcagggaaagacttatacagagaaaacatcgttggcccaacgttgggccaacgttggtccattagaagtaataatataataattgtatattttacaggtcactgttttatcacaagcccccacaggtatacacaggttgtgtagctgtaacatgcaatatttaattaattattaaacacttttctgcaccaattcgtaatcagttaaatttgggctaattaaactaaaaacttatctgcagccgtaatgatattttgaactatttcaaatctactaccttgaaaaaattgtgaaaaaaagtattgaaagaacccttactaactctataacaaatatctaattttatacaatcataaaatgtttacaataaatctgttgaatattccagaacatgaactctcgttaacccgagttatgtaagaaatctcagaaaatgtggttaattttactctctaggccagatttctagctttatagacatgtgaagtaaaggaaactattatacatgtgataggtctagatttaacaaaaacccggtcttccagctacaaactgtaagtagaagtgttttttttaaatattttttgttaaagttatggaaacttatacaaaatttctttttatgtcctgTTTACATGTTATATCCTTATGACTTGAACATACGTTAAATACtaatatctaaagctggcggatggcacttgtgttgagtattaaattctgtaaatagaataactcattttcttgttaaatctagCATATTTGTCTCGGTTAAATgcagacaaaaattaatttcttacattagttattgttatcaatttgacgtagatggtttaatcaacattatgatttttgttttttacagggtgctgttcaaaggagtaataatggagtgcctagcactgtggtgcacaggaaaaaataaaaatataaaaagctgcaacttcagtgagaaaagaaaacaaacaaacagaacttggatatataatgagttaatatacagacagtaattcactttagtaggatttaattagtgactgaaataagaaaaatatttagatttataaaagactggaatcaatattttacatgttgtagtgatgaaatattctgttacatttcttcaggaaaattgcaaacaaactttaaataaatgttagatttctttttgttaaatgttaacaaaatcacaactatttgaaaataaaacatcttttaaacaatgctagttttagtcttttttcaatttcgtaatcgttgggatagcgttggcatccatctttggccaacaaagaaacagagttggcccaacgttggaccaaccgtgatagacgaaaaaatgctgttggcccaatggaggaccaacgatgagtgtaggatatcagttgttggcccaatgtagggccaacgatgagtgtaggatatcagttgttggcccaatggagggccaacgatgagtgtaggattccagtcgttgggccaacggtgtaccaaccgttgggccaacgttgcgccaattagcaaaatggcgttgggccaacgtcggaaatcttcgttgggccaacgaagagtctgccgttggcccaacgttgggccaactcatgtctgctatctgggttcTTTGAAATGAATAACTCAGAAAATATGGTAAAGAATATTGTTTGTTAATTTCAACTGACTGCAAACAGACATTTGCATAAAATCATGTTTTTCTTGGTTTCcgaatttcttttaattttcacatgGAAACGaataattttactttaataaaatgCTTGTCTCCTTGTTCAAATGCGTGATTTTTTCCGTCCTATATGTTCAAGTTATGTGTCCTTAAGACGTACACTATATAGctttaattctttattttttttttataaaaaaacagacAAACTTCAATCGACCGCAGCACACACCAAGGCCTTTTGTAAATGCCTGTAccatatattttcttgaagaacagtgccaaaaaaaaaaaaaaaaaaaagcaggggTCGTGTTAGATACAAAAAAGTTGTATTTTTTCAGTACACTACA
This Mercenaria mercenaria strain notata chromosome 17, MADL_Memer_1, whole genome shotgun sequence DNA region includes the following protein-coding sequences:
- the LOC123535614 gene encoding neuronal acetylcholine receptor subunit alpha-10-like — translated: MIFLYSSLDEDRVCHTAYLSIRGIMWSIYICVGVLLTVLLRQSAGLETGRTGTLKDRTSLYKALAADYQKDLIPDGPNGGPIVVSHHLFIRRVAALENGVLTLETWEDVRWNDPRLKWDSKKYNINMFNLPSRLIWQPDVMLVNRADRYNGDTSGDIHAIVTSDGNVTFVPPKVTKAFCQFDENSVFEKNEVICTLTYMSWTHHLRDLDIRVDREPKVLLNTNPYWKITQISTARKVHKYSFDPDEKFVDVHYMIQLKRLK